The following coding sequences are from one Gossypium raimondii isolate GPD5lz chromosome 4, ASM2569854v1, whole genome shotgun sequence window:
- the LOC105778855 gene encoding BTB/POZ domain-containing protein At3g56230, producing the protein MPVEKTPPFLRTLFSSSAISTCSTFFSDIFSVCCSCFPNISSRVNNSAQPQANQTRWIDDLKEKRVSFLSGLFEALKEETHTDALLKPSDGSPSIPAHRVVLATRSEIFKDMLETNCFKDDTIRVPIRVPELNSEELESLLEFLYNGILPLEKLEKHVHTLFIASKKYEIPYLQEFCQCYMLNSLNASNVLDVLETSQACSNTALKEIALDFIFNNAEAVVLSDKYEALAAKNPQLCMQITREFFMNAKNEKFSPARVMGFQKKIGFSEKSISDFQASNVEEEMGNNQGSFASHM; encoded by the exons ATGCCAGTGGAAAAAACCCCACCATTTTTACGAACATTATTTAGTTCATCGGCTATCAGCACCTGCTCTACCTTCTTTTCAGATATATTCTCAGTATGCTGTTCTTGCTTTCCCAACATTAGCTCAAGGGTCAATAACTCT gCTCAGCCACAAGCAAATCAAACAAGATGGATCGATGATTTGAAAGAGAAGAGAGTAAGTTTCTTAAGTGGACTCTTTGAAGCACTCAAAGAAGAAACTCATACTGATGCACTGCTCAAGCCTAGTGATGGCAGCCCTTCCATTCCAGCACACAGAGTCGTACTT GCAACAAGATCTGAGATCTTCAAAGATATGTTGGAAACGAACTGTTTCAAGGATGATACCATTAGAGTTCCCATTAGAGTTCCCGAGCTAAACTCTGAAGAGCTCGAGTCCCTCTTGGAGTTTCTTTACAATGGCATTTTGCCATTGGAGAAACTGGAAAAACACGTTCACACATTGTTCATCGCATCTAAAAAATACGAGATCCCATATTTACAAGAGTTTTGCCAATGTTACATGTTGAATTCGTTGAATGCATCCAATGTTCTTGATGTTTTAGAGACATCACAAGCTTGTTCAAACACGGCGTTGAAAGAGATCGCCCTAGACTTCATTTTTAACAACGCGGAAGCTGTCGTTTTATCGGATAAATATGAAGCTTTGGCAGCGAAGAACCCTCAACTTTGCATGCAGATCACAAGGGAGTTCTTTATGAATgccaaaaatgaaaagtttagtCCAGCTAGAGTAATGggatttcagaaaaaaataggGTTTTCTGAGAAATCTATCAGTGATTTTCAGGCAAGTAATGTTGAAGAAGAAATGGGGAATAACCAGGGATCCTTTGCATCTCATATGTAA
- the LOC105780997 gene encoding BTB/POZ domain-containing protein At3g56230 isoform X2 — translation MDCSICSSMPFILRPPRNTICGTCYEGARNVITLMNKLEIDHHCKSTDKATPAPSSSPNSCKPLGNLSKWMTSMKEIEEDLNKKISFLSGLIVAFRDQIHTDIQLKPGNDGPSIPAHGALLAARSEIFRNMLDSDGCKAPPSDTITLSELNTEELESLLEFLYSGNLGWDKLEKHVYSLFLAADKYEIPYLQDFCERYMLSSLNASNVLEILEISDVCSNKALKEIALNFIIRNMEDIVFSPKYEVFAPKNPHLGLQITRAFLMDAKTKRINGV, via the exons atggattgtTCAATTTGTAGTTCAATGCCGTTTATCTTAAGACCTCCGAGGAATACAATATGTGGGACTTGCTATGAAGGTGCAAGAAATGTAATCACTTTGATGAACAAGCTTGAAATTGATCATCACTGCAAATCTACTGATAAAGCCACTCCTGCTCCATCTTCTTCACCCAATTCTTGTAAG CCACTTGGAAATCTGAGCAAATGGATGACAAGCATGAAGGAGATAGAAGAAGATCTGAACAAGAAAATAAGCTTCTTGAGTGGACTTATTGTGGCTTTTAGAGATCAAATTCACACTGATATTCAGCTCAAACCGGGCAACGATGGTCCTTCCATACCAGCTCACGGGGCTTTACTT GCAGCAAGATCAGAGATATTCAGGAACATGCTAGACTCAGATGGGTGCAAAGCTCCACCAAGTGATACAATTACACTATCTGAGTTGAACACAGAAGAACTGGAATCACTGCTGGAGTTCCTTTACAGTGGAAACCTGGGTTGGGACAAGCTGGAGAAGCATGTGTATTCGTTGTTCCTGGCAGCCGACAAGTACGAGATCCCCTACTTGCAAGATTTCTGCGAAAGATACATGTTAAGTTCATTGAATGCCTCCAATGTTCTTGAGATATTAGAGATCTCGGATGTTTGTTCCAACAAAGCATTAAAGGAAATTGCCTTGAACTTCATCATTAGGAACATGGAGGATATTGTTTTCTCCCCTAAGTATGAAGTCTTTGCTCCCAAGAATCCCCATCTTGGTCTGCAGATTACCAGGGCTTTTTTAATGGATGCCAAAACCAAAAGAATTAATGGAGTttga
- the LOC105780997 gene encoding BTB/POZ domain-containing protein At3g56230 isoform X1, with amino-acid sequence MDCSICSSMPFILRPPRNTICGTCYEGARNVITLMNKLEIDHHCKSTDKATPAPSSSPNSCKQQPLGNLSKWMTSMKEIEEDLNKKISFLSGLIVAFRDQIHTDIQLKPGNDGPSIPAHGALLAARSEIFRNMLDSDGCKAPPSDTITLSELNTEELESLLEFLYSGNLGWDKLEKHVYSLFLAADKYEIPYLQDFCERYMLSSLNASNVLEILEISDVCSNKALKEIALNFIIRNMEDIVFSPKYEVFAPKNPHLGLQITRAFLMDAKTKRINGV; translated from the exons atggattgtTCAATTTGTAGTTCAATGCCGTTTATCTTAAGACCTCCGAGGAATACAATATGTGGGACTTGCTATGAAGGTGCAAGAAATGTAATCACTTTGATGAACAAGCTTGAAATTGATCATCACTGCAAATCTACTGATAAAGCCACTCCTGCTCCATCTTCTTCACCCAATTCTTGTAAG CAACAGCCACTTGGAAATCTGAGCAAATGGATGACAAGCATGAAGGAGATAGAAGAAGATCTGAACAAGAAAATAAGCTTCTTGAGTGGACTTATTGTGGCTTTTAGAGATCAAATTCACACTGATATTCAGCTCAAACCGGGCAACGATGGTCCTTCCATACCAGCTCACGGGGCTTTACTT GCAGCAAGATCAGAGATATTCAGGAACATGCTAGACTCAGATGGGTGCAAAGCTCCACCAAGTGATACAATTACACTATCTGAGTTGAACACAGAAGAACTGGAATCACTGCTGGAGTTCCTTTACAGTGGAAACCTGGGTTGGGACAAGCTGGAGAAGCATGTGTATTCGTTGTTCCTGGCAGCCGACAAGTACGAGATCCCCTACTTGCAAGATTTCTGCGAAAGATACATGTTAAGTTCATTGAATGCCTCCAATGTTCTTGAGATATTAGAGATCTCGGATGTTTGTTCCAACAAAGCATTAAAGGAAATTGCCTTGAACTTCATCATTAGGAACATGGAGGATATTGTTTTCTCCCCTAAGTATGAAGTCTTTGCTCCCAAGAATCCCCATCTTGGTCTGCAGATTACCAGGGCTTTTTTAATGGATGCCAAAACCAAAAGAATTAATGGAGTttga